Sequence from the Ignavibacteria bacterium genome:
TTTATATTCTTCCCTAAAAGTTTCTGAGGAAGAACACCGCCGTGCGTATCAATGCGGTGCATTTCAAATTGTAAGCGTCAATGACGGTTTTGCCGAATTATATCAGGCGATTCAGGAAGCACAATTATTGCTGCAAAAATATTCTCAATATTCGAATACGAAAAACGCAACTTCGCATTCGATGCTCATGTATTCAACGAAGAAAGAGCAAAATCTTTTAAGAGAAATCGAGCAACTTCGCGCAAGTGAAATCCGTTACAAGAATTATTTTGAGAATGCAAGTTTTCCGATTTTTGTTCTTGATCCGAAAAAAGATATTGTGTTGGAAATGAATGAACAAGCGGAACAGTTTCTTGGTTATTCTCGAGGCGAATTGAAACAAATGGGAAAACTTCCGTTCGTTTCTCCATCAACGCGTCTTCGAGACATTGTAAATTGGGGAATTCAACTAACAAATACTGCTACAATGCGCACAAAAAACGGAGAGTTCGTTGATGTTGAATTAACAGCAGGGTTGATTGACCAATCGTTGAACAACAACGTCAATTCTTCATTTCTGATATTATATGTCAAAGACGTTACGGAACAAAAAAGATTGCGTGAACAATTAGTGCAAGTGGAAAAAATGAGTTTGCTTGGAAGATTATCTGCGGGCATCGCTCACGAAATCCGCAATCCTTTGACAGCAGTAAAAATAAATTTGCAAGAGTTTGATTTACAAATTACTGAAGACCATCCGCTTCGCGATTCCCTTGCGTTAGCGTTAGAAGGCGTAAAACAAATTGAACAAATAATAGAAAACACGCTTGAGTTTGCACGCCCCACAAAACCGGAGCATGAAAAAGCAAACATCAATGAAGTATTAGAAAAGTCACTTTCATTTGCAAAAATTGCGTTACAAAAAAAACGAATTCAACTTCGTTTCAACTTTGCAACTTCGTTACCGTTTGTTCACATTGATACGCAACAAATTCAGCAAGTATTTTTAAACTTGTTAACCAATTCGATTGAAGCGTCAGAAAGCGGCGGTATCATTGAAGTACGTACATTTCTTGAAAAAAATTTTACTCCTTTCGTCATCTCAGCATATACAATAATCACCGAAAGCGAAAACTATCTTGCGCCCGAAGAAAACGATTATGCTGTTGTTGAATTTAAGGACTACGGTTCCGGAATTCCTAAAGAACATCTTGAGCACGTGTTCGAACCTTTTTTTACAACAAAGGCAAAGGGAACAGGATTAGGTCTTGCAATTAGTAAACAAATATTGGAGTTGCACAATGCCTTCGTTGCGATTTCAACAAATGAGGCCGGTACATCTTTCTTATGCTATTTCCCGATTTTAAAAAATGGAGAAACGAAAACTAAAAATTCTCGTCGCCGATGATGAAGTCCTTTTGACGAATTCGCTCAAAAGTATACTTTCCAGAATGGGATACGAAGTGCGTGTTTGTTACCATGGAGGAGAAGTATATGCGCTTGTCAAAGAATTTCAACCAGATGCAGTTTTGTTGGATATATTTTTGGGCGATGTCAACGGTATAGAATTGATGAAACGTCTGCGGGAAGAATTTGCAGAAATTCCTGTCGTGATGATAACGGCAAATTCCGATGTTTCGATGGCGGTTCGCGCAATGAAAGAAGGGGCAATGGATTATGTTGTCAAACCGTTTGATTTGGATATTCTCAACATTATCATTCAAAAAGCAGTTGAAAATGCAGCGTTGCGTACTTCCTATCGTCCTCAATCCCTTGGGAAAAAATCGTTATTTCTTCCTACCATCATTGCTGAAAGCGAAGAAATGAAATTGATTATGAACTTGGCTCGTCAGTTTGCATACAGTAATTCAACCACAGTGCTTATCCAAGGAGAAAGCGGAACTGGAAAAGAACTTGTGGCGCGTGCAATTCATCAGTTAAGTAATCGAACAAACGGTCCATTTATTTCACTTAATTGCGGTGCAATTCCACGTGACCTTGCAGAGAGCGAATTTTTTGGATATGAAAAAGGTGCCTTCACCGGAGCAACGGAAAAATTGAAACAAGGAAAATTTGAACTTGCGCATTATGGAACATTGTTACTTGATGAAGTTGGAGAATTAAGTTTAGATATGCAAGTAAAATTATTACGCATCTTGGAAGAAAAACGATTTTACCGATTGGGTGGAACGAAAGAAATCGAAGTAGATGTGAGAGTACTTGCTTCTTCCAATAGAGATTTAATTCAGGAAGTTGCCGCACATCGGTTTCGTGAAGATTTGTTCTATCGTTTGAATGTTGCAACAATCACGATACCTCCACTACGGGAGAGAAAAAGAGATATAATTCCGATGGCAGAAACGTTCTTAAAAGAATTTTCACAAAAATTCAACAAAGCCGAATTCATATTGTCCGCGGAATCGAAAATATTTTTAGAGAATTATCTTTGGCGCGGTAACGTACGAGAATTGAGAAATGCACTCGAAAGAATCGTGCTCCTTCACTCGCCGTGCGAAATTACCGTATCACAATTTTCTTTCCTCAAAACTCCTGATAACGGATTCAGTACAATGAAGAATTTTTATTATAATGCTCTTCCGATTGCACAAGAAACAAATTCTGTTCGCGACTCAATTATGAAAGCGTTGGAGCAATCGAAAGGTAATCAATTAAAAGCCGCAAAAATTCTCGGACTCACGCGTTCCAAACTTCGTTACAGAATAGAACAACTGCATATAGATATTTCGCAGTACAAATAGAATCATTGCACTACGAACTTCTTGCAATTAAATGACGGGAAAAATTCACCAGTAATTGTTTTTCATGTGAGGAAGGAAAGACATCGAGTTCGTTTAACGCTTCATCGGTGTATTGCTTGACAAGATTCGATGCTTCGGTATGCAAATTCATATCGCGGAATTTTTTTATTACAGCGGAAATCTGACTGCTCGAAATTTTTCGTGAAGCAAGACGAAGTATCATCTCATCGCGCGGATTTATTTCTAATGAGCGAACTAAAAAAAAGGTTCGTTTCCCTTCCAGAATATCGCCTCCGATTTTTTTCCCGAACGTTTTTTCGTCGCCGAAATTATCTAAATAATCGTCCTGAATTTGAAATGCTATCCCTATGTTTTTCCCAAATAATTCTAACGCGCGCAGTTTGCGTTTCGTACAATGTGAAGAAATTCCTCCTAACATCGCCGCAGTTGCGCACAATGCCCCCGTTTTTTTTTCAATCATCGAAATATATTCTTGAAGAGAAATATCCAATCGCGCTTCAAATTGTTTATCTAATGCTTGCCCTTCGCACACATCGGAAAATCCTTTTGTGAATACAGTAACGTAAGCAATGTTGTTTTTGAAATTAGTTTTGCTGAAAATATTGTAGGCAAAAGAAAGAAGCAAATCTCCGGTAAGTATTGCAGTTCCTACGTCCCATTTTTCATGAAGCGTTTCTCTTCCGCGCCGGAAACTTGCATTATCCATGATGTCGTCGTGAACAAGAGTGAACAAATGCAATAGTTCTATCGCAGTGGCAACTCCGAGTGTATTTTCAAGTTTCCCTCCACACATAGAACTCGATAGAAACGTAAGAATCGGTCGAACCCGTTTTCCGCTTTGGAGTAATTCATACGAGATGAATTCCTTGAATGCAGAATTGTTTTTTTTCATCACTAATGTTAATTCTTTCTCAATGGTATTTTTCAATGCTTGCACTCGAGATTGCAAAGATTTCATCAACGTTAAATAAACAATTCTGAAAAAAAATGAAAAGCCAATTTTTCAATTGGCTTGTTGCTCCACAGGCGGGACTCGAACCTGCAACCCTCCGGTTAACAGCCGGATGCTCTGCCATTGAGCTACTGTGGAATGATATATTGTAATTTTTTTTAAAAAAATTCGGGGA
This genomic interval carries:
- a CDS encoding sigma-54-dependent Fis family transcriptional regulator produces the protein MEKRKLKILVADDEVLLTNSLKSILSRMGYEVRVCYHGGEVYALVKEFQPDAVLLDIFLGDVNGIELMKRLREEFAEIPVVMITANSDVSMAVRAMKEGAMDYVVKPFDLDILNIIIQKAVENAALRTSYRPQSLGKKSLFLPTIIAESEEMKLIMNLARQFAYSNSTTVLIQGESGTGKELVARAIHQLSNRTNGPFISLNCGAIPRDLAESEFFGYEKGAFTGATEKLKQGKFELAHYGTLLLDEVGELSLDMQVKLLRILEEKRFYRLGGTKEIEVDVRVLASSNRDLIQEVAAHRFREDLFYRLNVATITIPPLRERKRDIIPMAETFLKEFSQKFNKAEFILSAESKIFLENYLWRGNVRELRNALERIVLLHSPCEITVSQFSFLKTPDNGFSTMKNFYYNALPIAQETNSVRDSIMKALEQSKGNQLKAAKILGLTRSKLRYRIEQLHIDISQYK
- a CDS encoding PAS domain S-box protein; translated protein: MKSPKKFTKSQLRSGIIFFEQDENLQKKIFELELAVPLRHSASFETTTKFLNNFPEDILLANVFLFPNDGFELSRKFHSEDSSRCIILYSSLKVSEEEHRRAYQCGAFQIVSVNDGFAELYQAIQEAQLLLQKYSQYSNTKNATSHSMLMYSTKKEQNLLREIEQLRASEIRYKNYFENASFPIFVLDPKKDIVLEMNEQAEQFLGYSRGELKQMGKLPFVSPSTRLRDIVNWGIQLTNTATMRTKNGEFVDVELTAGLIDQSLNNNVNSSFLILYVKDVTEQKRLREQLVQVEKMSLLGRLSAGIAHEIRNPLTAVKINLQEFDLQITEDHPLRDSLALALEGVKQIEQIIENTLEFARPTKPEHEKANINEVLEKSLSFAKIALQKKRIQLRFNFATSLPFVHIDTQQIQQVFLNLLTNSIEASESGGIIEVRTFLEKNFTPFVISAYTIITESENYLAPEENDYAVVEFKDYGSGIPKEHLEHVFEPFFTTKAKGTGLGLAISKQILELHNAFVAISTNEAGTSFLCYFPILKNGETKTKNSRRR
- a CDS encoding polyprenyl synthetase family protein, whose translation is MKSLQSRVQALKNTIEKELTLVMKKNNSAFKEFISYELLQSGKRVRPILTFLSSSMCGGKLENTLGVATAIELLHLFTLVHDDIMDNASFRRGRETLHEKWDVGTAILTGDLLLSFAYNIFSKTNFKNNIAYVTVFTKGFSDVCEGQALDKQFEARLDISLQEYISMIEKKTGALCATAAMLGGISSHCTKRKLRALELFGKNIGIAFQIQDDYLDNFGDEKTFGKKIGGDILEGKRTFFLVRSLEINPRDEMILRLASRKISSSQISAVIKKFRDMNLHTEASNLVKQYTDEALNELDVFPSSHEKQLLVNFSRHLIARSS